In Ctenopharyngodon idella isolate HZGC_01 chromosome 1, HZGC01, whole genome shotgun sequence, a single genomic region encodes these proteins:
- the LOC127517417 gene encoding lectin — protein sequence MWKSGSISVLLLTLFLRGGNFLTMERGFAVDHTNVTKHCVMPKACGVHGFTDWFKVGHHCVKYFNTPDNFTEAEFKCRAKAPGAHLVSVHNNKDNGYLLCIVSKFNPGNLRLWLGGFEFFQSGKFFWIDGSFWDYQVWTRGEPNHIYTGKEECVEMNWKEVGRWNDDSCSSKKNYICAFKQHGMLEKDLE from the exons ATG TGGAAATCAGGATCTATTAGCGTTCTGTTGCTGACTCTTTTTTTGAGGGGTGGCAACTTCTTAACAATGGAGAGAG GTTTTGCTGTTGATCATACTAATGTCACCAAGCACTGCGTTATGCCTAAAGCGTGTGGTGTGCATGGCTTCACTGATTGGTTCAAAGTGGGCCACCACTGTGTCAAATACTTCAACACCCCTGACAACTTCACTGAAGCCGAG TTCAAGTGTAGGGCCAAAGCCCCTGGTGCTCATCTGGTGTCAGTGCATAATAACAAGGATAATGGTTACTTGCTCTGCATTGTGTCAAAGTTTAACCCAGGAAACCTGCGCTTATGGCTTGGAGGCTTTGAATTCTTTCAG TCTGGTAAATTTTTTTGGATTGATGGATCCTTCTGGGATTATCAAGTTTGGACACGTGGTGAGCCCAACCACATCTACACTGGCAAGGAGGAATGCGTGGAGATGAACTGGAAAG AGGTTGGCAGGTGGAATGACGACTCTTGTAGTTCCAAGAAAAACTACATCTGTGCCTTCAAACAACATGGCATGTTGGAAAAAGACCTGGAGTAG
- the LOC127517432 gene encoding galactose-specific lectin nattectin-like: protein MEIFSFLLMTFLFGSGSFLTMERDEAAGHTNPSLGCVLPKACPMTGYETWFKVGSRCVKYFGSPLNFTAAEFSCKSKAPGGHLVSVHNTKANGDVLCIVIKFNPNNLRIWIGGFEFFQSGKFVWTDGSSWNYQIWTPGEPNHVFSYREDCVEMNWNHVGKWNDDSCYVKKNYMCAFNVRTALS, encoded by the exons ATGGAGATCTTTAGCTTTTTGTTGATGACTTTCCTTTTTGGAAGTGGTAGCTTCTTAACAATGGAAAGAG ATGAGGCTGCTGGACATACAAATCCCTCATTAGGCTGCGTTCTGCCTAAAGCCTGTCCAATGACTGGTTATGAGACTTGGTTCAAAGTGGGGTCACGCTGTGTCAAATACTTTGGCAGCCCTCTCAACTTCACTGCAGCTGAG TTCAGCTGCAAAAGCAAAGCCCCTGGTGGACACCTGGTGTCAGTGCACAACACAAAGGCTAATGGTGACGTGCTCTGCATTGTGATCAAGTTTAATCCGAATAACTTGCGCATCTGGATCGGAGGCTTTGAGTTTTTTCAG tCTGGTAAATTTGTCTGGACTGACGGTTCCTCCTGGAACTATCAAATTTGGACACCTGGTGAGCCCAACCACGTCTTCAGTTACAGGGAGGACTGCGTGGAAATGAACTGGAATC atgttggCAAGTGGAATGACGATTCTTGTTATGTGAAGAAAAACTACATGTGCGCCTTCAACGTGAGGACAGCTTTGTCTTAG